A portion of the Gemmatimonadaceae bacterium genome contains these proteins:
- a CDS encoding alpha/beta hydrolase-fold protein, with translation MADSIIARRCTMLAACAAVAVAFPAAAQRGPVFDVSFPASAHQGPITGRVLLFLSDDSTPAPRFQGGALGANGPVFGADVSQLTPNTSARLDGATHGFPFATLGDVPPGDYYAQAVMNVYTQVHRADGHTIWVHLDQWEGQQYGDSPGNLVSGIVRVHIGKRSTSPTHLSLATVLPPIQVPSDTKCIKHIKIQSALLTKFWGHPMYLGAVVLLPKGYDEHPDVSYPVDYEQDHFSLAPPYHFQEEAVQPADSNVVGHRAWVVNLRRVEGYRLYQDWTSDDFPRMLMVTFLHPTPYFDDSYAVNSANDGPYGDAILTELIPYIESHFRIIHQPYARVLSGGSTGGWESLALQVYHPEFFGGAWVYYPDPIDFHQWALIDIYKDPNAFTPPNAKWVLPERPMFRSTDGQVLITERQLSQLEAVLGSHGRSAEQQEAWEAVYGPVGEDGYPKPLWDKATGAIDHSVAEYMRDHGFDLTAYMQTHWSTIGPQLVGKLHFYAGDMDNFYLNMAVYKAQAFLDSTTSPRAEATFEYGRPMKGHGIRPTTTGEMLRAMAAQIARNAPGGASTEAWHYR, from the coding sequence ATGGCTGACTCCATCATCGCCCGTCGCTGCACGATGCTTGCCGCCTGCGCCGCCGTTGCCGTCGCATTTCCGGCAGCCGCCCAACGCGGCCCGGTGTTCGACGTCTCCTTCCCGGCTTCCGCGCACCAGGGCCCGATCACTGGACGCGTCCTGCTGTTCCTGTCTGACGACAGCACGCCGGCGCCGCGGTTCCAGGGCGGCGCCCTCGGCGCCAACGGTCCGGTGTTCGGCGCCGACGTGTCGCAACTGACGCCTAACACCAGCGCCCGGCTCGATGGCGCGACGCACGGCTTCCCATTCGCCACGTTGGGCGACGTGCCGCCGGGCGACTACTACGCCCAGGCGGTGATGAACGTCTACACGCAAGTGCACCGCGCCGATGGACACACCATCTGGGTGCACCTGGACCAGTGGGAAGGACAGCAGTACGGCGACTCGCCCGGCAACCTCGTCAGCGGCATCGTGCGCGTGCACATCGGCAAGCGATCGACATCCCCGACGCATCTGTCGCTCGCCACCGTGCTCCCCCCGATACAGGTGCCGTCGGACACCAAGTGTATCAAGCACATCAAGATCCAGAGTGCCTTACTGACCAAATTCTGGGGACATCCGATGTACCTCGGCGCCGTCGTCCTGCTGCCGAAGGGCTACGACGAGCATCCCGACGTATCGTATCCGGTGGACTACGAACAGGATCACTTCAGCCTCGCGCCACCGTACCATTTCCAGGAGGAAGCCGTCCAGCCCGCCGACTCCAACGTCGTTGGGCATCGCGCGTGGGTCGTGAATCTTCGCCGCGTGGAAGGCTACAGGCTCTACCAGGATTGGACGTCCGACGATTTTCCGCGGATGCTGATGGTGACGTTCCTCCATCCGACGCCGTATTTCGATGATTCCTATGCGGTGAACTCGGCGAACGACGGCCCGTACGGCGACGCGATCTTGACCGAGCTCATTCCGTACATCGAATCGCACTTTCGCATCATTCACCAACCGTATGCGCGCGTGTTGTCGGGCGGCTCGACCGGCGGCTGGGAGTCGCTCGCGCTCCAGGTCTATCATCCCGAATTCTTTGGCGGCGCCTGGGTCTACTACCCGGATCCGATCGACTTTCACCAGTGGGCGCTGATCGACATCTACAAGGACCCGAACGCGTTCACGCCGCCTAACGCCAAATGGGTGCTGCCCGAGCGGCCGATGTTCCGCAGCACCGACGGCCAGGTCCTCATCACCGAGCGCCAGTTGAGCCAGCTCGAGGCCGTGCTCGGTTCGCACGGCCGATCGGCCGAGCAGCAGGAAGCGTGGGAAGCAGTGTACGGTCCGGTGGGCGAGGATGGATATCCCAAGCCGCTGTGGGACAAAGCCACCGGCGCGATCGATCACAGCGTCGCCGAGTACATGCGCGACCACGGCTTCGATCTCACCGCGTACATGCAGACGCACTGGTCGACGATCGGTCCGCAGCTCGTCGGCAAGCTGCACTTCTACGCCGGCGACATGGACAACTTCTACCTCAACATGGCCGTCTACAAGGCGCAGGCATTCCTTGATTCCACGACCAGTCCGCGCGCCGAGGCCACGTTCGAGTATGGCCGGCCCATGAAGGGCCACGGCATCCGCCCAACGACAACCGGCGAGATGCTGCGCGCGATGGCGGCACAGATCGCCAGGAATGCGCCCGGCGGCGCGAGCACCGAAGCCTGGCACTACCGCTGA
- a CDS encoding glycosyl hydrolase — protein MLRAVGMGVRSAAVAAVPVLALALMGPARARAEQETPNVSDRPATYDSSAFAALRWREIGPFRGGRSATVAGSASRPNEYYMGTTGGGVFKTTDGGETWNPVTDKYFGGTIGAIAVSPSNPDIVYVGTGEYDIRGNVSHGDGMFKTTDAGKTWHFAGLGDSRQIARVRVDPRDPNVVYAAVLGHVWAPDSARGIYKSTDGGAHWRNTLFRNDSTGAIELVLDPSNPDILYAALWQAGRTPWLLSSGGAGSGIFKSTDAGEHWTELTHAPGLPNGVIGNIGLAVSAAAPNRVWALVEADSGGVFRSDDAGASWHRTNDERKLRQRAWYFSRIFADPKDSNRVYVLNVHVFRSDDGGVKFDTAIATPSTDNHDLWIAPNDPQRMAEANDGGATVSINGGRSWLPETQPTAQFYHVETTNDFPYEVCGAQQDAGTLCGPTRWDGGIDIGQWQDVGGGESGYIVARADSPNVVFAGSYDGRLTRLDRRTHQMTVVSPWPDNPMGYSAGDIKYRFQWTYPLAMSPRDSNTLYAGAQVLFRSRNDGHSWQVISPDLTRHDPRTLGPSGGPITKDQTSVEYYGTIFAIAPSPVAANEIWTGSDDGMIYLTRNGGATWTNVTPPSLPEWMRISIIEPSHFDAGTAYVAANHYQMDDLRPYLYKTTDYGKHWTSIAAGIPSTEFTRVIREDPERRGLLYVGTERGIWVSFDDGGHWQSLRRNLPIVPVHDLAIKNGDLIAATHGRGFWVLDDISPLRQLTPAILARDAYLFAPRPVYRAMFSGGPTNGAQHDAGPPKAGNPRSGAIVYYWLRSPNDSISLDFLDAGGRVLRSFHSKAATAADTSSGVEDVEVPVRRQPVAPNKAGLNTFAWDLRMPDPASFKGMVLWAGNPVGPRVVPGRYGVRLTANGHVQTQWFVLRPDPRSNATQADLAAQFALLTHIADTISAANNAVKSIRSVRAQLEARASQLGDAKESAAALQDSLSNIEQSIYQVRTRASEDPLNYPIGLNDKLAELAAYTGEGNARPTAQDDAVFTELATRLAAQLRRLRVSLGGLEAINAALNRAGASPIVAGIHAQ, from the coding sequence ATGCTCAGAGCCGTCGGGATGGGAGTGCGAAGTGCTGCAGTAGCCGCGGTGCCGGTGCTGGCCCTGGCGCTCATGGGGCCGGCACGGGCGCGCGCGGAGCAAGAAACGCCTAACGTAAGCGACAGGCCGGCGACGTACGATTCGTCGGCCTTTGCCGCGCTCAGGTGGCGCGAGATCGGCCCCTTCCGCGGCGGGCGCTCGGCGACCGTCGCCGGGTCGGCCTCCAGGCCTAACGAGTACTACATGGGCACCACCGGCGGCGGCGTCTTCAAGACGACCGACGGTGGTGAAACGTGGAATCCCGTCACCGACAAGTATTTCGGCGGGACCATCGGCGCCATTGCCGTCAGCCCGTCCAACCCCGACATCGTCTACGTCGGCACCGGCGAGTACGACATCCGCGGCAACGTCTCGCACGGCGACGGGATGTTCAAGACGACGGATGCCGGCAAGACGTGGCACTTCGCCGGACTCGGCGACTCGCGGCAGATCGCGCGCGTGCGCGTCGACCCCCGCGACCCGAACGTCGTCTACGCCGCGGTCCTGGGCCACGTCTGGGCGCCGGACTCCGCGCGCGGGATCTACAAGTCGACAGACGGCGGCGCGCACTGGCGCAATACGCTCTTTCGGAACGACTCCACCGGCGCGATCGAGCTCGTGCTCGATCCGTCCAACCCCGACATTCTCTACGCGGCGCTGTGGCAGGCCGGCCGCACGCCGTGGCTGCTGTCGTCGGGCGGCGCCGGCAGCGGCATCTTCAAGTCCACCGATGCGGGCGAACACTGGACCGAGCTCACGCACGCGCCCGGGCTGCCTAACGGAGTGATCGGCAACATCGGGCTCGCGGTCTCGGCCGCCGCGCCCAACCGCGTCTGGGCGCTCGTCGAAGCCGACTCGGGCGGCGTGTTCCGCTCCGACGACGCCGGCGCCAGCTGGCACCGCACCAACGACGAACGCAAGCTCCGCCAGCGCGCGTGGTACTTCTCGCGCATCTTCGCCGACCCGAAGGACTCGAATCGCGTGTACGTGCTCAACGTGCACGTGTTCCGGTCCGATGACGGCGGCGTGAAGTTCGACACCGCGATCGCGACGCCATCCACCGACAACCACGACCTGTGGATCGCCCCCAACGATCCGCAGCGCATGGCCGAGGCCAACGACGGCGGGGCCACGGTCTCGATCAACGGCGGCCGCTCGTGGCTGCCGGAAACGCAACCGACGGCGCAGTTCTACCACGTCGAAACGACCAACGACTTCCCGTACGAGGTGTGCGGCGCCCAGCAGGATGCCGGCACGCTCTGCGGTCCTACGCGTTGGGATGGCGGCATCGACATCGGCCAGTGGCAGGACGTGGGCGGCGGCGAAAGCGGCTACATCGTCGCGCGCGCCGATTCGCCTAACGTCGTTTTCGCCGGCTCGTACGACGGCCGCCTGACGCGCCTCGATCGCCGCACGCATCAGATGACCGTGGTCAGCCCCTGGCCCGACAATCCGATGGGCTACAGCGCCGGCGACATCAAGTACCGCTTTCAGTGGACGTACCCGCTGGCGATGTCGCCCCGTGATTCGAACACGCTCTACGCCGGGGCACAGGTGCTGTTCCGTTCGCGCAATGACGGACACAGCTGGCAGGTGATCAGCCCCGATCTCACGCGACACGACCCGCGCACGTTAGGCCCGTCGGGCGGTCCGATCACGAAGGACCAGACGTCGGTCGAATACTACGGAACGATCTTCGCCATCGCCCCATCGCCGGTCGCGGCCAACGAGATCTGGACCGGCTCCGACGACGGCATGATTTATCTCACCCGCAACGGCGGGGCGACATGGACCAACGTGACGCCGCCGAGTCTGCCGGAGTGGATGCGGATCTCGATCATCGAGCCGTCGCACTTCGATGCCGGCACGGCGTACGTCGCGGCGAATCACTACCAGATGGATGATCTCCGTCCGTATCTGTACAAGACCACGGACTACGGCAAACACTGGACGTCGATCGCGGCCGGCATCCCGTCCACCGAATTCACGCGCGTGATCCGGGAAGATCCCGAGCGCCGCGGCCTGCTGTACGTCGGCACGGAGCGCGGCATCTGGGTGTCGTTCGATGATGGTGGACACTGGCAGTCGCTCCGCCGCAATCTGCCCATCGTTCCGGTCCACGATCTCGCGATCAAGAACGGCGACCTCATCGCCGCCACGCACGGACGCGGATTCTGGGTGTTGGACGACATCTCGCCGCTCCGCCAGCTCACGCCCGCCATCCTTGCGCGCGATGCATACTTGTTCGCGCCGCGTCCGGTCTATCGCGCCATGTTCTCCGGCGGCCCGACCAACGGAGCGCAACACGACGCCGGTCCGCCCAAAGCGGGCAACCCGCGCTCGGGCGCGATCGTGTACTACTGGTTGCGTTCGCCTAACGACAGCATCAGCCTCGACTTTCTCGACGCCGGCGGCCGCGTCCTCCGCTCGTTCCACAGCAAAGCGGCAACTGCTGCCGATACCTCGAGCGGCGTCGAAGATGTGGAGGTCCCGGTGCGGCGCCAGCCGGTCGCGCCCAACAAGGCAGGGCTGAACACGTTCGCGTGGGACCTGCGCATGCCGGATCCGGCATCGTTCAAAGGCATGGTGTTGTGGGCCGGGAATCCGGTCGGGCCGCGCGTCGTCCCGGGCCGCTATGGCGTGCGTCTCACGGCAAACGGCCACGTCCAAACGCAGTGGTTCGTGCTGCGCCCCGATCCCCGATCGAATGCGACGCAGGCGGATCTCGCCGCGCAGTTTGCGCTGCTCACACATATTGCCGACACGATCAGCGCCGCGAACAACGCCGTGAAATCGATTCGCAGCGTGCGCGCGCAGCTCGAGGCGCGCGCGTCGCAGCTCGGCGACGCCAAAGAAAGCGCTGCCGCGCTCCAGGACTCGTTGTCGAACATCGAACAATCGATCTACCAGGTTCGCACCCGCGCCAGCGAAGACCCGCTCAACTATCCCATCGGCCTCAACGACAAACTGGCCGAGCTCGCGGCCTACACCGGGGAAGGGAACGCGCGGCCGACGGCACAGGATGACGCCGTGTTCACCGAGCTCGCCACGCGACTGGCCGCGCAGCTGCGCCGGCTCCGCGTCTCGTTAGGCGGCCTCGAGGCGATCAATGCCGCGTTGAACAGGGCCGGCGCATCGCCCATCGTTGCCGGCATCCATGCGCAGTGA